The Candidatus Cloacimonadota bacterium genomic sequence ATAGATTAAAATAGGCAGGCTAACAATTATACCGGATAAAATTCCTAATAATCCTAAAAATATCGTTTCAACAAAAACGATAAATGCTAATCTGCCTCGTTGCATTCCCACGGCAATCATCACGGCGAATTCTCTTTTCCGCTCCATTGTCATCATCAGAATAGTTCCGAATATTCCAAACGCAATCACAATATAGAGAATACCGAGCATAAATAATCCACCGGCGTTATCGCTCTGAATTTCCTGAACAAATCCCGGCATCATTTTTTTCCAACTCATTACTTCGTAGTCTTTCCCAATTTTTGTTTGCAATTCACTTACTGTTTTATTAATTTTGCGAGGTTGATAGATCATCATTGCTATTGAAGTAAGTTGATTGGTGGCAGCATAGAAATATTGTGCATTTGGCAATGTCATATAAACCATTTGTCTGTTTAATTGCGGGGTAGGAAAACGGATAATCCCATTGACAGGATATGCTCCGGCAGCTGTCATGCCATGGTAACCTTGCCCCAAAAGTACCAATGTGTCACCCACAGTAACTTTTAGATATTTTGCCAAATCTTCCGCAACCAGAATTCCCTGATCATTTTCTGTGAGATATTTTCCTTTGACAACGCGTGATTTCAGTTTTGTGAAATTGTTCTCCCAAACTGGATTTGTTCCCACAACCACCACACCTTTGGTGCGATTGCCGGATGAGCCAAGAGCAAAAGATTCCAATCTCGGTGCGATTTGTGAAACAGCTGATACCGACTGAATTTGCTGCTCGATTTTGTCGGAATTAGCAAAAGTTTTATTTATAGATTTATTTTCCCAATATCCATTAGCGTGGATTTGAATGTAACCGGTGAAAAGGGAAACTGCGTTTTTTTCCATACTACCATAAGTTCCGAGTTGGAGAGACCGCATAATCAATGCGAAAAGAACTGCGAACAGGACTGAAGCAAGTGTGATGAGTGTCCGCCGTTTGTTCCTCCAAAGATTTCGCCAAGCGATTTTTATTAATGAGATCATTGGGGGATTTTCCCGATTTTATTTTTTTTTAAAACTGTTTCGGCAGCTTTATATCCCCTTTTGATTATTTCTTCTGCTTTATAAAAATCGAATATATTAATATTTTCTACTTCCGGTTCGATTAAAACATCCGGTTCATATAATTCGACAGATAACTCAACCAATTTTTCCTGAGTAATCTGAACCGATCGATTAAATATTTTTTTAATTCCGGGCAAATTTTCCGTCTCGTTGTGTTTAATAAAAGTTTTTATCCATTTATGATCTATTATCAAGTCTTCGAGTTTTTTTTGGAGAACAGGAATGATTTCAAGTGGTTTCTCCAAATCAATTTTGCTGTCAAATTTTTTATCAATTGTTGCCGAAGGTTTATTTTTTGATGCAAGGACATTAACTGCAATAATGTAATCCGCTCCCATTTCACGACCTAAGTTAATCGGCACAGGATTGACCAGACCGCCGTCAACGAGAACGATATTATTCCAGATTACCGGTTGAAAAACGACAGGAATTGAAATGCTGGCGCGGATTGCTTCTGCCAAATAACCTTTATTAAGATGGATTTCTTTTCCGGTAATTATATCGGTTGCTATGGCTACAAATGGAATTTTCAAATCTTCAATGTTTTTGTTACCAAATGTAGATGCTAAAAATTCCTGTACCTTTGATCCCGTAACCAATCCCGATTTTCCAAATCCAGGGGAAAAAAGTTTTGCGGTGGTTTTCAAATCGATTGCTAAAGCAATATCTTCAATTTTGTTGATACTTAATCCGCTGGCGTAGGCACCTCCAATCAAAGCTCCAATACTTGAACCGGTAATAAAATCAATTTTTACATTCATTTCTTCTAAAAATTTTATCACACCGATATGAGATAATCCTTTTGCACCGCCGCTACCAAGAACTAAACCCACTTTTTTCTTTTTAGAGTGCAGTGATAATATATGTTTCCATTTCATAATTTTTTACGAGTTGTATTTACAATTTTTGTTTACTGTAGATTTATAAAAGCAATATTCACT encodes the following:
- a CDS encoding FtsX-like permease family protein, with protein sequence MISLIKIAWRNLWRNKRRTLITLASVLFAVLFALIMRSLQLGTYGSMEKNAVSLFTGYIQIHANGYWENKSINKTFANSDKIEQQIQSVSAVSQIAPRLESFALGSSGNRTKGVVVVGTNPVWENNFTKLKSRVVKGKYLTENDQGILVAEDLAKYLKVTVGDTLVLLGQGYHGMTAAGAYPVNGIIRFPTPQLNRQMVYMTLPNAQYFYAATNQLTSIAMMIYQPRKINKTVSELQTKIGKDYEVMSWKKMMPGFVQEIQSDNAGGLFMLGILYIVIAFGIFGTILMMTMERKREFAVMIAVGMQRGRLAFIVFVETIFLGLLGILSGIIVSLPILIYAYHHPIQLTGQAAEAMTQFGAEPIMPFALRLDFYANQSLTVMILTVIAVLYPLIIINRLTVIEGLRGK
- a CDS encoding patatin-like phospholipase family protein, producing MKWKHILSLHSKKKKVGLVLGSGGAKGLSHIGVIKFLEEMNVKIDFITGSSIGALIGGAYASGLSINKIEDIALAIDLKTTAKLFSPGFGKSGLVTGSKVQEFLASTFGNKNIEDLKIPFVAIATDIITGKEIHLNKGYLAEAIRASISIPVVFQPVIWNNIVLVDGGLVNPVPINLGREMGADYIIAVNVLASKNKPSATIDKKFDSKIDLEKPLEIIPVLQKKLEDLIIDHKWIKTFIKHNETENLPGIKKIFNRSVQITQEKLVELSVELYEPDVLIEPEVENINIFDFYKAEEIIKRGYKAAETVLKKNKIGKIPQ